ACTCAGAGGACTTCCTCAGAGAATTGCAGAGGGGTAGCATCCTCATATCCTTCAGTAAAAAGCCGACCCTTTTCTGGAAAGAGGGCTCAGTGCTTAAGGTTTTACCCCCTGTGCAGTGTATCCTCTACAGGCTAAAGGAGAAGGGAGAGGAGCTTTACACAGGGTCTTACTTTGAACTATCGCAATGTTCTGGAAGAACTCTCTTACTGGGATATACTTATAAATTCAGAGTATGGAACTTTTACTTTGGGCTTACACCTCTTTTTCTATTTACCTGCAAGGAGGAAAAGTATGGAAGAGATGCCACTTCCTGAGGAGATAAAGGAAAAGATACTTGAGAGGGTTTCAAACAGGGCACTCGCCCTGAGAGCCTTTGAATACATAAAGCTGGTAAGAAGAGAAGATGGCACCCTCTGGGTAAAGGAGGAATTTGAAGATACAAACAACCACGCCCTGTGGTTTATGGTGCTCGCGTGTGTAAACTATGCCCAGAGGCTCATAAGAGGGGAGGAGCTGGACTGATGCCCTGGAATGTGATAGTAAAGAAAAAATTTAACTGGGCACATTTCCTTACAGACTACCACGGCGCTCCAGAGCCCATTCATGGACACACCTGGACTGTAGAGGTTCATATAAGGGCGGACAGCGTAGATGCGGGTGGTATGGGCTATGACTTTCTGGAGATAGACAGTTTTCTGAGGGAGCTCCTGCCCGATTACAGGCTTCTGAATGAGCTGGTGGATTTCTCACCAAGTGCAGAGAACATGGCAAGGTGGATTTACCAGAAGGTGAAGGAGAGATACCCCACAGTCTCAAGGATAATCGTGTGGGAGAAGGAAGACTGTGGGGCGGAATACTGGGAGGATTAACAGCTGACACAGTTAGCCTGCTTTGCCTCCCTTGCCTTCTTTGCCATCTCAGGGTCGTAGGCTTTGCCTTGCCAGAGCATCTGATAGACCACCTCGTGTGTGCTCTCTGCAAGCTCCGTTAGCTCTTTAAAGAGCCTGTTGAAGCCCTCGCTCCTATGAGATTCCTCGTGGTCTTCCAGAGACCTCCAGAAGGTAATTATGAGCACTTCTCTTTCCTTCAGCGGATGCTCTGTAGTCTGACCTGCTGTGGATCCCTCAAGGGATACACCACCCGTATTCAGTGCAACAAAGCCTCCATAGAAGCCCGTGTCGGAGTGGTAAGTTTTCACATGCTCGCAGAGGTATGCCACCCTTTCAGCCACATCGTCAATGGTGACACCCTCCTTTAGCACCACGTAGTTTATGTTAACTATGGCATCCTCTGGAACGTCTACTATGTAGTTTCCATACATGGTTGCACCTCCTGCAAGTTTTTTAACGATTTTCTAATATAATAAAATCCTTAAAAGAGTGCTATGCGTTAAATCATAAATACTGACATTCAGTATCCTTCGTATGCCCGCTCATAGAGCCTGTAGACATCCTCAAGGGATGGCTCTACCGGGTTTATTCCAAAGAGTCCCCTTGAGAGCATATAGACATCCTCCGTAAGTCTGTCCAGTTTTTCCCTCTCCACTCCAAGGTCTTTGAGGCTCACCCTCAGTCCCACCCTATGCAGAAAGTCCTCAAGGGCTTTTACTGCCATGTGGGGCTCTGCAGGATAGCCCATAAGCTCTGCAAAGAGGGCATACTTCTGAGGGCTTCCCCTGTAGTTGAAGTCCGTTACCGCCACAGCAAGGGCTGCAAGGCCTTCAGCATGGGCTACATGGGGGTAGTGGGCCGAGACGGGATGTTCCATGCCA
The Aquificaceae bacterium genome window above contains:
- a CDS encoding 6-carboxytetrahydropterin synthase, encoding MPWNVIVKKKFNWAHFLTDYHGAPEPIHGHTWTVEVHIRADSVDAGGMGYDFLEIDSFLRELLPDYRLLNELVDFSPSAENMARWIYQKVKERYPTVSRIIVWEKEDCGAEYWED
- a CDS encoding ligand-binding protein SH3, with product MYGNYIVDVPEDAIVNINYVVLKEGVTIDDVAERVAYLCEHVKTYHSDTGFYGGFVALNTGGVSLEGSTAGQTTEHPLKEREVLIITFWRSLEDHEESHRSEGFNRLFKELTELAESTHEVVYQMLWQGKAYDPEMAKKAREAKQANCVSC